The Triticum aestivum cultivar Chinese Spring chromosome 3A, IWGSC CS RefSeq v2.1, whole genome shotgun sequence genome includes a region encoding these proteins:
- the LOC123061091 gene encoding NEDD8-activating enzyme E1 catalytic subunit encodes MASPDAAAPPPTEPERWRDLDMLLSRPGNLVHSTFDPSPVLRDLIGSYVEVLVVGAGGLGCELLKDLALSGFKNLHVIDMDTIDVSNLNRQFLFRIQDVGKPKAEVAAKRVMERVSGVNIVPHFCRIEDKELEFYNQFQIIVLGLDSIEARSYINSVACGFLEYDADDKPVQETVKPMVDGGTEGFKGHARVIIPGTTPCFECNIWLFPPQVKFPLCTLAETPRTAAHCIEYAHLIKWDEVHSGKPFDADDTEHMQWIYSEALKRAELFGISGVTYSLTQGVVKNIIPAIASTNAIISAACALEALKLVSGCSKSVSNYLTYNGLVGTHIKVTEFVRDTDCLVCGPGTLIELDTTSTLSEFIKMLEEHPKLLMSKASVTHGGNNLYMQSPEVLEQMTRPNLSIPMFELLKGTPFATVHVSGMAESNGKKVSSLRKLRVAFKGVEEASKMDTTESS; translated from the exons ATGGCTTCCCCCGacgcggcggcgccgccgccaacgGAGCCCGAAAGGTGGAGAGACCTGGACATGCTCCTCTCCCGCCCCGGGAACCTCGTTCACTCCACCTTCGATCCCAGCCCCGTg CTGCGGGACCTTATTGGGAGCTACGTCGAGGTGCTGGTGGTGGGGGCGGGCGGGCTGGGCTGCGAGCTCCTCAAGGACCTCGCCCTCTCCGGGTTCAAGAACCTGCACGTCATCGACATGGACACCATCGACGTCTCCAACCTCAACCGCCAGTTCCTCTTCAG GATTCAAGACGTTGGGAAGCCCAAGGCTGAAGTAGCTGCGAAGAGGGTTATGGAGCGAGTTAGTGGAGTGAACATTGTGCCCCATTTTTGTAGGATTGAAGATAAAGAGCTAGAGTTCTATAATCAGTTCCAAATAATTGTTCTTGGTCTGGACTCAATTGAAGCTCGAAGCTACATCAATTCTGTGGCTTGTGGTTTCTTAG AGTATGACGCAGACGACAAACCAGTCCAGGAGACAGTTAAACCTATGGTAGATGGTGGGACAGAAGGTTTCAAAGGTCACGCTAGAGTCATTATACCAGGGACGACGCCTTGCTTTGAATGCAACATATGGCTTTTTCCTCCCCAGGTCAAGTTTCCCTTATGTACCCTTGCTGAGACTCCAAGAACTGCAGCTCATTGCATTGAGTATGCTCATTTGATCAAATGGGACGAG GTTCACAGTGGAAAACCTTTTGATGCTGATGATACAGAACATATGCAGTGGATTTATTCAGAG GCTTTAAAGAGAGCAGAACTTTTTGGTATTTCTGGAGTTACGTATTCTTTGACTCAG GGTGTTGTCAAGAATATCATCCCAGCTATTGCTTCAACAAATGCAATTATTTCTGCCGCATGTGCACTTGAAGCTTTGAAGCTTGTCTCTGGCTGCAGCAAAAGCGTGTCAAATTATCTCAC GTACAATGGTCTTGTAGGAACTCATATTAAAGTCACAGAGTTTGTTAGAGATACAGATTGCCTTGTATGTGGGCCTGGTACCCTTATTGAGCTGGATACAACATCGACACTTTCGGAG TTCATCAAGATGCTTGAGGAGCACCCCAAATTGCTGATGTCAAAAGCTAGCGTAACGCACGGAGGCAACAATCTGTACATGCAGTCGCCAGAAGTTCTTGAGCAGATGACACGGCCAAACCTGAGCATCCCCATGTTTGAGCTCCTTAAAGGAACCCCATTTGCTACTGTGCATGTTAGTGGTATGGCGGAGAGCAATGGCAAGAAAGTGTCATCGCTGAGGAAGCTGCGAGTGGCCTTCAAGGGCGTCGAGGAAGCTTCGAAGATGGATACAACTGAGAGCTCGTGA